One region of Acomys russatus chromosome 8, mAcoRus1.1, whole genome shotgun sequence genomic DNA includes:
- the Slc25a1 gene encoding tricarboxylate transport protein, mitochondrial, with protein MAAPRAPRALTAAAPGSGKAKLTHPGKAILAGGLAGGIEICITFPTEYVKTQLQLDERANPPRYRGIGDCVRQTVRSHGVLGLYRGLSSLLYGSIPKAAVRFGMFEFLSNHMRDAQGRLDSKRGLLCGLGAGVAEAVMVVCPMETIKVKFIHDQTSPNPKYRGFFHGIREIVREQGLKGTYQGLTATVLKQGSNQAIRFFVMTSLRNWYQGDNPNKPMNPVITGVFGAIAGAASVFGNTPLDVIKTRMQGLEAHKYRNTMDCGLQILKNEGPKAFYKGTVPRLGRVCLDVAIVFIIYDEVVKLLNKVWKTD; from the exons ATGGCTGCGCCTCGCGCGCCCCGCGCTTTGACGGCCGCCGCCCCCGGGTCCGGAAAGGCCAAACTGACGCACCCCGGGAAGGCGATCCTAGCAG GCGGCCTGGCTGGAGGCATCGAGATCTGCATCACCTTCCCGACCGAGTACGTGAAGACGCAGCTTCAGCTAGATGAACGCGCGAACCCACCGCGTTACCGGGGCATCG GGGACTGCGTGCGGCAAACTGTCCGCAGCCATGGCGTCCTGGGCCTGTACCGCGGCCTCAGCTCCCTGCTCTACGGCTCCATCCCCAAGGCGGCTGTCAG GTTTGGGATGTTCGAGTTCCTAAGCAACCACATGCGGGATGCCCAGGGTCGGCTCGACAGCAAGAGAGGGCTATTGTGCGGTCTGGGCGCCGGCGTGGCAGAAGCTGTGATGGTTGTATGCCCCATGGAGACCATCAAG GTGAAGTTCATCCACGACCAGACTTCTCCCAACCCCAAGTACCGAGGATTTTTCCACGGGATTAGAGAAATTGTTCGGGAACAAG GGCTAAAGGGCACCTACCAAGGCCTCACAGCTACTGTACTGAAGCAAGGCTCGAACCAAGCCATCCGTTTCTTTGTTATGACCTCCCTACGCAACTGGTACCAAG GAGACAACCCCAACAAGCCTATGAACCCAGTGATCACCGGGGTCTTTGGAGCCATTGCAGGTGCAGCCAGTGTCTTTGGAAACACACCTCTGGATGTGATCAAGACCAGGATGCAG GGCCTGGAGGCACACAAATACCGGAACACAATGGACTGTGGCTTACAGATCCTGAAGAATGAGGGGCCCAAGGC ATTCTACAAGGGCACTGTTCCCCGGCTGGGCCGAGTCTGCCTGGACGTGGCCATCGTGTTCATCATCTACGACGAGGTTGTGAAGCTGCTCAATAAAGTCTGGAAGACAGACTAG